The DNA window TAGTTCATATTCAAAACATCTAAATGATGTCAAGTTTTTGTGGTAGGGAACCGCAAAAACGTTTAACCTTCCAAAATGTGTCGTACAGAAAACCGGCATCATGTGTTTGGTCAGATGTATAATTGaagaataaaaatataataataataataatataaaataatataaaaaatataaaaataatataaaaataaaagaatcgCTAACTTTGATGATCAATTTATCGTTTCAAGTAATTTTTTTAAGAGAAGATTGACATACTTCTAGCTTCTCTAATGTGATCATTTGccgcttttctctgttttataataTTGTaagttaaatatattttaatcttTCAAAAGAAGGCATTTGATGAATTCTCCTTGGGCCCAGCAaaactatttttatttctatttttttaacatgtttacaGTATATTCCTCAATGTGaggtattgaaaaaaaatagcTGTGTGTGCAATGTTTTGGTATTGGTACCTAAATGTAAGGTATAGTGACATATACctgatattatattattatatatattattatattatatataccgatattgaaaatgtcaaaatgtaaaacctATCCCTATCCTCCTGCATGTTTGTGAAACTGTTTCCATAACCAACAGTTTTCAGTATCTGAAATCCATTTTATGACTCAACAGTAATATCAAGGCTCTGAAAGGATTCTGACCAAAGGACACACCCTTATCGTAATGGTTATTTTCTCCTGTATTAGGACCTaaatgtgtgtgtccgtgtgtgtgttcgtCCAGGAGTGCACATTAGCCTTTCTCAAGCTCTGGTAAATATCAAAATCCTTGGGAAGTGCCGTCCCCAGCCTCTCGTTTTgctcttgtttttttctctgcaaCATTAACCTCCCCACCTCTTCTACTGTCATTCACTGTCTTAttcctctttcacacacacacacacacacacacacacacacacacacacacaccccctctcACGGATCAGCAGACTTTCGCAGTTGCACCCACGCCTGAAGTGTCGGTACATTATGCTAAGGTGTTAAGTGTTTCGCCATGGTGAGGTCACTTTAgagtgaaggtgtgtgtgtgtgtgtgtgtgtgggggggggggggttacatgTGTCACTGGTGACTCATGGATGCCACGGCAACCAAGATAGAGGAAACCATTAAAAACCATCTGCTGCACATATTTGAACATGTATGTGCATGCACATGAACATGGAGGTGGTGCATTTAAATCAAATTGATGTGAATTATTGAATACAGCATCAACAATGTATTCTTTACATGATATTGCTCATGTTTGAAGCTATAAATCTGTCGGATTATTCGTAATAACTTGTTCTCttctcaaaatattttaaatatgtaattatttatattaaattattaattattaactgTACTGACTGGTTTAAAAGTTACATTCTCATGTCCAGctgcttcaaagttttccaaTTTCTCAACCAAGATTGTTGAAGTCACAGGAAGACTGCATTTCCATGGTGTCTTACATCTGTCATCTCACATATTTCTGCTTTAAACAGGATTGAGGTGTGACATTATGCAGCGAGAACTGCTCAAAAGCAGGCCGGCTGAGTTACTGCACTTCCTCGTGCAATGTTGTGATTGCTCAAAATGACTAAATTGGAGGAAAGCGGCGAGCAATCAAAGCATTCTAGGGAAAGGAAGCAGGTTGGTTGGGAAAGAGCTTGTTTTTATGCTTAGAGACTGAGCAAAACAGTAAAATTGTaggctgtaaaaccaaaacaacgaGCTGAAAGAAGCTCAAATGCTCTACAGTGCTTCAGGGAATTGCAGACTACATTCATTTGATCATTCAGTCATTTGATCAGTTGTTATTATAACCCTTGtgtgtcttcgggtcaaatttgacccgttttctaaATGTCCATATCAGAAacatgggtttctttttaactacctaattttgattgcccaaaaataacatggatgattccatacaaagCGCTCGGAATCCtactttcattgcattttgggtgttttattaaattttttagcatttgacttctttttttcaaatgtttcgaAACATTATCCTcactgaacgttgacatatacccttctgtgattatccctcctttaatgtttttttaattcataatttctgcttttttaactcaagaattagataggatttcctataaatgaggaTTATTATTGACcaatgaattccaaaaataattgtaaaagtagttgtaataagttggtgttagtggtgtttatacatggtagtgaaaagaagcgttaaactccaacaaaaaaaaagcgccaaaaacactggcaaaagcgccaaaagcatcaaaaaaagAGACCTCTGGAAAAGTCTGGAGTTAAGTAGGTATTATAGCACAATCCCCCTTAAACCAACctattcatttcattcattcgACTTCCATTCCTATTTGTTTCCCACCAGGACATGGGCTCTTCGGCTCCTTTGAGATGCTGTCGTCATGGAGGCGAACCCGGGAGGACCAGCATGTGAAGGAGCGCGTGGCGAGCGTCTTCGAGGACGTCATGTTGCGTTTCTCCGGCTCCACCATGCTCCACCTGATGACCCTGGGCCTGGCCGCCTCGCCGCTCACCAACATGGAGGCTGTCCGGCTTTTCTGCCGCACCGCCACACTGTCTGTCACCATCAGCTACGTTTACATGTTGTCCTTCTACAGTTCCTGTCTGGTGTTCACTGGATACTTAGAGACCGGGTACAGACATGGCTGCTTCTGCCGGCGAGTCCCCAAACCGGACCGGCTGGACTCTAAACCGGCCTGGTACAGGTGTCTCATGTACACGCGCTACCAGGACGAGGCTCAAACAACCAACCCACCACATGAGGTCGATCACAGTCCCGCCCAAACGCCAAACTCTAACCTAACTctcacacatgcgcacacacacccacacacggcGAACAACACTGCTGCGCATGGACACGTTCATGTGGCTAactccacacacacgcacccacacccACTCCCACACCCACTCCCACTCCCACTCCCACTCACACATTCCACAGCTAACACGGAACCTAATCCTCAGGACTCTCACCTTTTGCTGGGGTGTGTGAGGCGTTGCTATGGAGACTGGATCACTAACACCTACGTCAAACCCTTTGTGGTTCTGCTGTATCTGGTTTACATCTCCTTTGGCTTGATGGGCTTTCTGCAGGTGAGGCAAAAAAATACTGTCATTTTGTTACGGtattatcaatcaatcaaatcaatccatttttatttattaaggtacaatttcagtgaaatgtaatcccatcagctccttcaacttgtgcGTGATTCATCATGAAGCAGAATGTTTACGGGGGGGGGGAGTTAGGATCCGAGTGGCCTCGTATTATACTACCAGATTGCAATCATCCTCATTTAGACAATATACGGTTTGTCATCGCTCTGCTCAACTAATcaaacagtccttccagaaaaatgcgtttttttgtaattgttgcaggcaaaaatccttgattatgcggcacgttttcttaaaaaatgcgatggaatatgcgggatatttatgcaattttatgcgatgaaattgcgggaacttgcaaaaactgcggtttcatcatggcttcatcgtggggtttgcagcttttcgatgatgttcacgtcgcgtggctgctcttgtgtgaagtaaacgcaacatttttcaactttctgctaagatattgcggggattatgaaatcatgcaagccccgcatattttgcgcagaaatctgcaatttatgcggcgaaagtgcggcgtatttgaaaaaatgcggcccccacaTAAAtgtgcggactttggctgattatgcattgaattatgcgatcgcataatcgcgtttttctggagggactgatcaAAGACACACATTTCTGAATGAAACATGCACGAATCAGCATGAatccttcagaataaaagcttCATGTCCATACATGTAAACTGACTAATACACTTAAAAGCACAAATGCTCCAGAAGTTGTAGCATTTTTGAATTAGTTTTATAATTTTTGCACTCACCGAATGACGGATGATCATGTAGCTCctaatagttaaaaaaaaaagttttggtaCATAAGCATATATCATAGTATACCATAGCTTCATATTTGTGTCATAAAAGTCATTTttgtcaatatttactgatttaCTGGTACATCATACAATTCCAATtatttttccaatgttttttttgagatgtttgtttttgttcctcAGTTTGTTTGGTCACTGTGTGGTGGTTGAGGGGATAGTATCCTGtgaaaaattactttttacACAAGACTCAGACACACTCACGTACATGTattcaaaataaacacattgtttAACTGTgtaacaaatgtgtttttgttatcgACAGGTGACCCAGGGTTCAGACCCCAGTGCACTGGTTGCCATGGATACAGCGACAGTATTGTACACCCGTGCCCAGCAGCGTTACTTCAGCTCGTACTCCCCTGTCATTGGATTTTACATCTATGAAAGCGCCCCCTACTGGAATGCCTCGGTGCAGCGGGACCTGTTGGAATACGCCAAAGGCTTCCAGCGAATCAGCTGGCTGGAAGCTTACCTGAACTACCTGTCGGATCGCAACCAGTCCACCAGCCAGCCGCGGGAAAACTTTACCCACACGCTTCGCCACTCTTTCCTCCGCGAGCCGCAGTTCGCCCACTTCGCCGACGACATTATATTTGCGGAGCGCGGCCAGGGCGAGGAGCCCGATGTGGCTGCGTCACGAATCTTCTTGGTGGCCAAGACGACAGAGAACAAGCGGGAAGAGATGTCAGTGCTGCTGGACACGCTGCGGCGCCTGTCGCTGACCTCTCGTGTCCGCTTCCTAATCTTCAACCCCTCCTTCGTCTACCTGGACCGCTACGCTGCAGCGGTCAGCTCCCCCCTCAGACACTCACTGCTGGCGGTGCTCTTCCTGTTGGGTCTGTCCTCGCTGGCCGTCATGGAGCCGCTGGTGTCCGTGTGGCTGGGCCTCACCCTGCTCTCCGTCCAGTTCGGGGTGCTGGGCTTCATGACCTTGTGGGGCGTGGAACTGGACTGcatgtctgtgttgtgtctgaTCTCAGCCTTGGGACACTCGGCAGACTCCAGTGGCCCCCTCCTCTGCGGTTTCGCCTCGGGTCAGGGCGACAGCAGGACTCGCTGGGTGAGAGTGGCGCTGGAGAGACACGGGGTTCCCTCTCTACAGACGCTCATCTGCTACAGCGCCGCCCTGGTGCCTGTTAGCTCTGTGCGCTCCAACCTCACACGCACACTGTTTCGCTGCCTCACCCTCACGGCCGGCTGCTCGGTCCTGCACACGCTTGCGTTCCTGCCCACCCTCCTTACCTTTCTGCCTCCCTCCAAGAGCCAGGGACAGCGGCCGGAGGGAGAGGGGCAGAGACAGGAGGTGGAGTGCGTTGAAATGAACGACAGCACCCGAGTGGTAGACCAGATCACCACTGTCTGAGCATGggatgctgttgttttttttttcttcctttggcCCCTTGGTTGCCATAGTGACTGCCGGCTGGGATTTGGTTCACTGTAGTCTGAGCAGCCACTATGCATGCTGCAGACAAGAATGCCGATCCTTTTAAAGACGGGGAGACGGAGAGTGTCACTGAGAGAAAGATAGGCTGGAAAGAAAGAAGTAGGGGGTCAAGACGAAACGGTAAAGGAGAGTGGGAGGCTAGTGAAgacaagaagaagagaaagacgGGTTTCCAATGCAGTGTATCCATGGTTACCTGCTTGTTGCTAGTGCTGTGTGGCATGTGAATCAGCTCTTTCCCAAACAGAAGTTGAAGGATCAGCTGAGGTCATGCCTGGCTGTGACGTTATCACAGAGGAAGTGCCACATTTTTTCACGTGTCCAAAAGTTGCTTTAGATCTGATCACAATGTTTGGCTACTGCTATCTGTTCGCCATATCAAGTTGCACAAATACAGCTACAATGACATGAGGCAATCATCTGTATGACTCAAGTATTTCTACTTTGATGCtggacaaataaagtcaaaTCAAGAAAACATGCTTTTAAGTGGTTTTGGCTTTGATGCAGAATATCTGTTTAGTATAGTAATGGAAGAAATATATACGGGCACTGCTGGTGTTTTTCAATAGAAAAGTTTACGACAACTTTGCATTGAGTTTGTAACTAAAATCATTATAGGTCACAAACTGCATTTTATCCATTTAAGCACTCACAACAAAAACATTCGTCAAATAGATTATTaatgtgatttaaaaacatCTAAAGAAAGAATGGGTTAGGATCataatagtctcgctttgccagaccatccacacgctgcggagcggaggagggtctggctagtccacacaacattcctggatgggagaaaaacgtgctctggtttattggcatttctttgaaccaatcgcaaatgtcttgggcggcactaatcGCTGTACGGAGCATCGGctcctctgcaaaatagcctcgggaagaaacttcttttggtggaacatgagtacgttcaaaggttgtgcaacagaaaactcagattggacagatagtctagctagctgtctggatttaccctgcagagatctgaggagcagttaaccatagtcctcataaatccaccggagtttagaatgccaacaaaaaggaagcggaaggtgacggacatccagcctaaatgagtgaaatccggcggaatttccgtcggcaacggaacaatcccggaagtggaacatcgaggatatagactattccAGCccttacagagacagacagacaagtcaAAACTTCTTAAACCTGAAATGTGACTTGAAGCCAATCAGATCTCTTTCTTTTTAGTACAGTAGTGCAATACAGACATAGTCTATTCCGGTGCTCTATACAGTAGGTCTTACACCATCATAATTATATAGTTAATATTAAGACAAAACTGTCAGCCAACCACCACATGTGGCACAAAGAGAAATCATCTCACATAACGCACAACCTAAAACAATCAAAACTGACTCACCACTTAATGTGAgtaaaacaataatataaagcTCATTActgaaaagaaatgccaacgTATGCACCATACTGCTGCATCAAATTCTGGATACAGGTTTTATTAACCGTAACTTTTCCCATCAGTCAGAGCCTTAAGTGAATGATGAATTTCAATCAGGAAATTATGTAAGCACTAAAACtactctttctccttctgtctgtaaATCAGTTTGAATGAAAGTATTGTTCTCTTTGAACCAGCTGTGAATTCCCCTCCCCCCGAAGGGAAAGAAGCTTGTTGCCTTTCACTCTTTTATACCTGAATTCATCTCAGTGGTtcaaggtctgtgtgtgtgggagtgctTCCTATTGTTAATCCATGCTCGTCTCTGACGCTTGCCTGAATGAAAGCATTGTTCAGGCTCTGTGCAAGCGCCACAACCATCAGCAAGACAACGGCATGATCCCTTGCCAGAATTCCACCTATGAGCACTGTCAATTGGTTTTCTTAAGAGCACCTGCACAAGGTACCGCTAACTGTGCGCTGTGTTGTCTTTTGTAAAGCATGGTAGTTACACTGTAAGAACTGTATTCAGCCTTTGTAATTATCGATTTCTTTGACTTTTGTGCGAGCTTTTCTAAATTTTGATTTAGATTGTAGGGAAGCATGGGCTTTCTGGAAAACTGCTAATTCTTTAAAACTCATGCTCTAGGAGGTGTAAAATGTCTGCAATCAAGAAATGTTCAACAGTCCCGTCCCACAAAATGAAACGGCCTTTCTCTCCATAACCAACCACTTAAGACTGAGCCCTCAGGGTAGAAACACGCTGGACATGGACAAGCAGCCAGAAAGCATCAACACTTCCCATGCTCTCAATCATGCTGTCAATCCCAAATGCAGTTTACTGCCGCTTCCTATGTTGCTGCTATTTAGGTTCACAAGAAGATCAATGCAGGAGCTGGGAGTTGCATGTCAGATGTAAAATAATGTGCTACGACTGATAGTTTAGTttagaggatcaccaaagtcagtaggattcctCCTCACGAGACTGCGAATGTCTGTAAAACAAGAATGATGATAATCTATCAAagagttgttgagatatttaagTGTGGACCAAAGTGGAGGACCGACCAATCCTGCCAGAGCCACACAGCTAAAATGGCTAAAAAATATTGCTAAATTCATGTTAAAGCAGCATAATTCCATATTGTATATATAATCTCAATTTACCTCAATCCCTCAATAAATTATCTTAGTTCCTGATCCTGTTTACTTCACTTCTCCccaaaatctttcatttaaACTCAAAATATTTGCAGATGCGGTACAtcccttcttttctctttttagcCTAAAACTATGCGATTCTCGATGCTCAAAacagcatgtttaaaaatagctgAAAAGCTGTTTAGCCCCAATAGTTCCAGGGTAATCAGAAAGTCTACCAAGACTCCACAGTgccgcggaggagggtctggctagtccacacaacattccgggataagagaaaaacatgctctgatttattggcatttctttaaaccaatcacaatcgtcttgggcggtgctaggcGCCATATGGAGCAacagcgcctctgcaaaatagcctcagaaaGGAActcgttttggtggaatgtgtactttcaaaagttgttttagtcgtgcaaaagaaaactcagattggacagatagtctagctagctgtctggatttaccctgcagagatctgaggagcagttaaccatagtcctcagaaatccaccggagtttagaatgccaacacaaaggaagcggaaggcaacggatatccggcctaaatgagtgaaatccggcggaatttccggtggcaacggagcaatcccggaagtggaacgtcatggatatagactgaCTACACAGTGTAGCACATTAAATTGTGTGAGCTGTAAGGGGGACCTCACTCAGGGAGATTTTGGCATGACATTTGCTGAAACTCAATAAACTCAAGAGGTTACCTTTCTGCATGGGACTGTCTGACTGCTTATTGCCGGCCTACTCCTAAAGACAGGTAGAGGGATTACATTGTCTTAACATCACATATTCAGAAATCTCTAACCTAGTCTGGAAAGGCAGATGCTGTAAACTCCTCCGTGGAGTTGAAAATGCCATTGTTGCCAAGCTGTGAGGAGTTTTCAGTTTGAATAATTGCAGAAAGGAGAAAAGCAAGAAAAGATTTGCCGGTGGGGTTTTGATTCACTTGAGCTTGAActatgctcacacacacacacacacacacacacacacacacacacacacacacacacacatactgacaaaTAACTCACCTAAAAAGTGCTGTGTCACTGAAGAAGAGCAGTAACGTGCTGCAGTTCTGCTCTGCTCCACTGATCTGATACTGTTTTGTTACCCCTCAGTAAAAATGAACAAAGGCTGACACTTGATCTGTATTGGAAGAAAATCGCTTTAGACTTTATTGCCCCCTTGTGGCCAATGGTCAACTACTTAATTATCTAGATGTCtccttaccacacacacacacacacacacacacacacacacacacagtacagaaaAGTAAAGACACTGTGATTTGAAGAGTCGCCCTGAGGCTGCTCTTGTCTTGTTTGGATTCATTTTATGTCTTACATCAGATACCATTTCTCAAATTCACAGcccagccgtgtgtgtgtgtgtgtgtgtgtgtgtgtgtgtgtgtgtgtgtgtgtgtgtgtgtgtgtgtgtgtgtatgtgtgtgtgtgtgtgtgtgtgtgtgtatatgagagagggagagaaagagaaagagcgaGGGAAGATGTCTGACCTGTTTGTCAACCTGAATCCGACATTCTATACTTCAGCCTACCgtgtaacttttttattttttatattttgctgcaACACGCATACTTTTCTGTgggcacacccacacacacacacacacacacacacacacacacacacacacacacacacacacacacaaatagacacgCCAGATAAAGGCTAATACCCTGTCCAGGAACTGTCTGGTCCTGCATCCTGTAATACCAGCTGCTGCCCTCCAGTCATACTGAGATAGAAaagacaagcagacagacagatagacagaaaggcaggcaggcagacagacagacagacagacagacagacagacagacagacagacaggcaggcaggcaggcaggcataCAGACACTTTAACATGGTTTATTatttcttccctcctccttctcttctctggGGGAGTCTCATTATTTGGTCTACTGTCTCCTCGCATTTCAAAATTTCTGATTTCCTGAACGCACCTcgacacactcacgcacacacacaaacacctaaTGCTACAGACGATGCTCTTGTGTAAGTGACAGGTGGATACTGGAGATACGAGGGAGGGCGCCTGAggacagagaagagaagagaagagaagagaagagaagagaagagaagagaagagaagaggaagcaacacaagagaagaaaaacacagagacaagTTGTGATACTTCAACGGTGGCAGTTTTTGGACTCATGATTGACGGATGAATGATATTACGGGAACCATGGAGAGACACGTGAATATGTACATGCATTCACACCCGTAAACCTACATAGACTCTGCAGATGCTTTTGAAAAGCATCAGGTAAGCAAATAAAAGATTCCTTTACTCAAATTTCTAAATGTGAACATCAAAATTTCAGAGAAGAACTTGATaataatttgaatattttgtCTGTAAAATGTATTGACAGTTTGTAGATTACGCATACAAAAAGGGTTTGGTATTTGTAATAGAGGAACAGGAAACAATGAGAGTTGCAAAGAATAAAGTCAGCCTGTGGGAACTTGATATTAGGAATGACAACAACAGTGCGACTTCTGCCCCGAAGCTTTAACAGGTAGGCTACTGATTGTTTTTCTGACACAGAACATATACTAAATCACATCCTCACAGATACATAGACATGTAGTTTCACATGTATGATGAGACAGTTTAGGTTTCTTTATGCAGCAATGTACAATTTGAATTTTTGAAATTACAATTAAACTTGTTTTACCCAGAGAATAGACATGTTGTTTCTCATGGGTCAGAGCAAACAATGTATCCTCACTAAAAGCTTTAATCTCTTAATCCATCTTGTTTCAAAGTTTTCAGATTAGTGTAGCCTATATCAGTGTGGGAACAAACAAAGCAACACTGCGGTGAAGTGAAGAATCATATGGATCAACATTATTAGACAGATAAACTTCTAAAAAAGTAATCATTAGATTGTATCTGTGCATATCATTTAACCAAATTACACTCACACTACATATTTCAGCCGGCAAACCCTGTAGATCAACATTTTTTCAATAAGGTTCTATGTATTTGCATGCACTCCCTGTATTACAGTTGTACATTGTAACAATTACGTGTACATGTACGTGTGCCCATTTAGTCATTTGCGTTAATGTGCAGATTGAAAATAGGACTTCACAGAAAAAGAACAGTATGTTTGAACAAATAGTGAAAGCATCTCATCATAATCACCACTGAGCCAACTACTTTTAGATCTGAAGGGCCAATTAGAGAAAAAGCTAATACCGTGAGTACATGAGAGTTATAGCTGCTTggtttttattcatatttgCTTATTAAAACAAGGACGAGAATAAAGGACTGGAAAATGTGTCTTAGTGTATCGACAATTTGAAAAATGTTATCCACATGtaaaaattgttttaaaaaaaatgtaattgctaATCATTAATATACATTTTCTCTACATGGcaagacatttttatttaaatagcacATTGTATAGCAGGTCATTTCAATGTGCTATATTTAAAAATGCATAAAGCAGTAAGTGACatgtaattcaattcaattcaattttatttatagtatcagatcataagacactttacagatagagtaggtctagaccacactctttaatttacaaagacccaacaatttcccacgagcaagcatttagtgcaataGTGGCGacgaaaaacttccttttaggcagaaacttcggacagacccaggctctttgtGGGCGGCATCTATCGCTGCATTTATggacacagacactgatacagatatacagacatAGATagatatgattcataataattatagcagttggaatgatgaacagtggcagttataataacaataaagatagtggaactatgactagaaataatagttgtcgCGGGGCGTTGCAGCGcttagtagggcacagcagggcatcgAGCAAGACCACTGCATCCTGCATCAGCTGCAACCATAGGTGCCACCCtaaaaattaaattttaaagaaagtgcaaacaacaacaaaaaaaaactgcaatataattaaaattacattttttacttagtaattgtttttatgtattatCATAAGATTTAAGAATTGGACTTCTTAAGTCAAAAGTTTGGCTTAGTATCTCACcatttgtgtattttttatcatgccttttcatgtcttttcttctcttggccaaaatgggttttcaTAGAGGGCTAACTAGACTGTAGTTAGTGAACTGATCAGAAACGGAACGTGAAACCAAGCCATTTAAGGCTTTGAAGATTATTAGTAGAGTTCTGAAGTTTATCTTGCATTGTATGTAATATGCCTGCCTTAGCGTGGATGGGAAAGGATTTACATCACAGTTCTGATGACTTACTTAGGCTACTTATAgattttattctttttacaTATTGAGCAGTGACAATGCCAGGGTAAGATGCCTTTGGAAATGGCCTCTCTATTTTGGCTAGTATTAAAGCTGCAATTATGAATATTTTTATATGAACACTGGATCAAAAGATTATATGTAATTTAAAAGGGGTCGCTTGTAAGGAATATCTCAACAATTTGTATCACCCAACTCTGTAGCCCCCCTCAGCTTCAACGTTTTAGCTTTTTTACGAtcgttgttttggttttccagcGCACAAATCTTAAGTGTTTTGATCCCTTACCAGTACTCAACGGCAATTAGAGAAAGTTtccaactagctggtgaacatagtgaaaCATTTAGGAGCTAAAAAGATAGACATTTCCCTCAGGAGCTGGTGGAGatcaaaacagagctaaaagcaGAGTGAGTATTGAACTTACATTTGCCTTGTGGATAAAAATAAGACACTttctgtctgctggatgtgtaaatatgcAACTGTTTGTCAACAAG is part of the Sander lucioperca isolate FBNREF2018 chromosome 23, SLUC_FBN_1.2, whole genome shotgun sequence genome and encodes:
- the ptchd1 gene encoding patched domain-containing protein 1, encoding MLGSAPGFSGRWERLEPRPRARMLRQVLHAGLRTSFHALGRFVASHPVFFASTPVLLSILLGASFSRYRVEEDVEGMLAPKHSLAKIEGNLVDSLFPVNRSKHALYSDLQTPGRYGRVIVTTRKGSVLDPVHLDTILKLHKRIYQMQVTVPATGVNSYNYSFSYLCLPDDKNVCIIDDIIRAMEEIQSARTSNRSVPILRYPITQLADGRQAYIGHQLGGVQGWGPSGAVRGQGTGARGEGVRSARALQLTYYLQAHGSLMERVASQWEKAFCAELQHFAALHPKLGLYPSTSSSLRTDFQFSSVLAHRPLLASLGACGVLAVLCCSMRDCVRSKPWLGLLALLSVTLSGLTAAGILNLTGATYNSTYLGIPFVMLGHGLFGSFEMLSSWRRTREDQHVKERVASVFEDVMLRFSGSTMLHLMTLGLAASPLTNMEAVRLFCRTATLSVTISYVYMLSFYSSCLVFTGYLETGYRHGCFCRRVPKPDRLDSKPAWYRCLMYTRYQDEAQTTNPPHEVDHSPAQTPNSNLTLTHAHTHPHTANNTAAHGHVHVANSTHTHPHPLPHPLPLPLPLTHSTANTEPNPQDSHLLLGCVRRCYGDWITNTYVKPFVVLLYLVYISFGLMGFLQVTQGSDPSALVAMDTATVLYTRAQQRYFSSYSPVIGFYIYESAPYWNASVQRDLLEYAKGFQRISWLEAYLNYLSDRNQSTSQPRENFTHTLRHSFLREPQFAHFADDIIFAERGQGEEPDVAASRIFLVAKTTENKREEMSVLLDTLRRLSLTSRVRFLIFNPSFVYLDRYAAAVSSPLRHSLLAVLFLLGLSSLAVMEPLVSVWLGLTLLSVQFGVLGFMTLWGVELDCMSVLCLISALGHSADSSGPLLCGFASGQGDSRTRWVRVALERHGVPSLQTLICYSAALVPVSSVRSNLTRTLFRCLTLTAGCSVLHTLAFLPTLLTFLPPSKSQGQRPEGEGQRQEVECVEMNDSTRVVDQITTV